In a single window of the Alosa sapidissima isolate fAloSap1 chromosome 18, fAloSap1.pri, whole genome shotgun sequence genome:
- the cntrob gene encoding centrobin isoform X6, protein MSTDRVEDLLSDIEPFQSSPPPSPPPSLSKPLLSSILPSSLARSWPSSPLSVLASSREVTTRLYSSLQQSRVHGSTEEGVTRSFSELSIKPRQVSFKLSSASPEASQMSWFDTTPPFASDRPEHTEEEEEESTLSTSLSSEVVGLAKTHADLGPELEVGQLVEEMSANLKTSLSHSNSLQSGRRHIEDMENLRSHLQTMLKTRPAERREAPQHSQQFQDDSFGSEATTHLLNAPLFPSVSPPLSMTGLEDLFPRYTRLHSERAPPPLSGETQVLKESLERERTRRKHCEQQLSLLQNRTLALQQQLALAISADRKKDIMIEQLDKTLAKVVEGWRRHEQEKSEGVKRLQEEKDAAERAQTKQQETLAEFEKCLSQAAEALDREQKLKEELENSNKELEKQVLELRTSVDQLHEECQHLRAEGEEVRSEAERLQLQTQASRAQLEQQREQSSRRERELQEQFSQQARELETERLSGEQAQQDCEDLRGRLKEEMEQLEEMRRERDAARVDRALDQARFEAERSQLEVELKLSVEQQVTERLVHIQEENATSTSKLREQHRKQLLDLSCRHDREMSAQQTEFRAQLQEREDKLHAFTQQCDSKLSVMQEQLVSMATSKRRLEHQRAELVSRLQGMMRSHWTEALRLLANQGQLEGPLSPHCRWEGIGTHNFPVEENKTNCKRINTDSTHSTVPQAVVLHLSRERDGEMRGEREMGGGGESDNTVFNHSHIFTPLEPQLDETGLTALGNCDLDLWEKVRGEEGDRGRTGKGGQERTDTAEKEMNNRQQQREQQSHIHSTSEMLHPDPFQSPSQFKSLRQFHTSNQFHNSNQFQNLSQLQTTTQFPTSSQASSHFQSSGQFQNLAEAESMGHTLAQKTRPKSQPSSQDGPERAVQGQHSDHGSRPHQPPSHFRGHSASQSSSRLHTSNQSLSQAEVSSSSPEQRANHSSFSSEVYSSDLDRGPPVKHHSPPLKVKTVEGSSSLGQERHSELQYYITKLLDCSPGEPFLDAQVAALSQSARGPAGSPHSDPLSQLLKQPQANTQTMQHIQQLYNNLLRRQSHHSPVQSQPRGNHSKPWSTEYARPD, encoded by the exons ATGTCAACAGACAGAGTGGAGGACCTGCTGAGTGACATCGAACCTTTtcaatcctctcctcctccatcccctccgCCATCTCTCTCcaagcctctcctctcctctattttgCCGTCTTCCCTCGCTCGCTCCtggccctcctctcccctctctgtgcTAGCATCCTCACGTGAGGTCACCACCCGCCTCTACTCCTCCCTGCAGCAGAGCAGGGTGCACGGGTCCACAGAAGAAGGGGTCACACGCTCGTTCTCGGAGCTCTCCATCAAACCAAG GCAGGTGTCGTTTAAACTCTCCTCAGCCTCCCCAGAGGCGTCTCAAATGAGCTGGTTTGACACCACTCCCCCATTTGCCTCTGACAGGCCAGAGCacacggaggaggaggaggaggagtctaCTCTGAGCACAAGCCTCTCCTCTGAGGTGGTTGGGCTCGCAAAGACACATGCAGACCTGGGGCCAGAGTTAGAGGTAGGGCAGCTGGTTGAGGAGATGAGCGCAAATCTGAAGACAAGTCTCAGCCACAGCAACAGCTTACAG agtggccGACGACACATTGAGGACATGGAAAATTTGAGGAGTCACCTGCAGACCATGCTGAAAACGAGGCCAGCTGAGAGACGGG AGGCTCCACAACACAGCCAGCAGTTTCAAGATGACTCGTTTGGCAGTGAAGCAACAACTCACCTGCTGAA tgCTCCTCTGttcccctctgtctcccctcctctctccatgaCTGGTTTGGAAGACCTCTTCCCCCGCTATACCCGCTTGCACTCTGAACGCGCTCCACCGCCATTGTCAGGGGAGACACAGGTGTTGAAGGAGAGTCTGGAGCGTGAACGCACACGTCGAAAG cactGTGAGCAACAGCTGTCGTTGCTGCAGAACAGGACTCTTGCCCTGCAGCAACAGCTGGCCCTGGCTATCTCAGCTGACCGGAAGAAGGACATCATGATCGAGCAGTTAGAcaag ACGCTGGCGAAGGTGGTGGAAGGCTGGCGCCGGCATGAGCAAGagaagagtgagggagtgaagagACTCCAGGAGGAGAAGGATGCGGCAGAGAGGGCTCAAACCAAACAGCAGGAG acGCTGGCTGAATTTGAGAAGTGCCTCTCTCAGGCTGCAGAGGCTTTAGACAGAGAACAGAAGCTGAAAGAGGAGCTGGAAAACTCCAACAAAGAACTG GAAAAGCAAGTGTTGGAGCTGCGAACGTCTGTGGATCAGCTCCATGAAGAGTGCCAGCATCTGCGGGCAGAAGGGGAGGAGGTGAGGTCAGAGGCGGAGAGGCTCCAACTCCAGACCCAGGCCTCTCGCGCTCAGCTGGAGCAGCAGCGGGAGCAGAGCAGCCGCAGGGAGAGGGAGCTGCAGGAGCAATTCAGCCAGCAAGCGCGGGAGCTCGAGACGGAAAGG ctgagtGGTGAGCAGGCCCAGCAGGACTGTGAGGACCTGAGGGGTCGGCTgaaggaggagatggagcagctagaggagatgaggagggagagagacgctGCCAGAGTGGACCGAGCTCTGGACCAG GCTCGTTTTGAAGCAGAGCGTTCTCAGCTGGAGGTGGAACTGAAGCTGTCGGTGGAGCAGCAGGTTACTGAGAGACTCGTGCATATTCAAGAGGAGAATGCCACCAGCACCTCCAAGCTACGAGAACAACATAG aaagcAGCTGCTGGACCTAAGTTGTCGGCACGACAGGGAGATGTCAGCCCAGCAGACCGAGTTCAGAGCCCAGCTGCAGGAGCGTGAGGACAAGCTGCACGCCTTCACACAACAGTGCGATagcaa ACTGTCCGTAATGCAGGAGCAGCTGGTTTCCATGGCAACCAGCAAGCGGAGGCTCGAGCATCAGAGGGCAGAGCTAGTGTCTCGTCTGCAGGGCATGATGCGCTCCCATTGGACTGAGGCTTTGAGGTTGTTGGCCAACCAGGGTCAG ttggaAGGTCCCCTCTCGCCTCACTGTCGGTGGGAAGGTATTGGGACCCATAACTTTCCAGtggaagaaaataaaacaaattgcAAGCGAATCAACACAGACAGCACACATTCAACAG TCCCTCAGGCAGTGGTGCTCCATctgtccagagagagagatggagagatgagaggagagcgagagatgggaggaggaggagagtctGATAATACCGTCTTTAACCACAGTCACATCTTCACTCCCCTCGAACCGCAGCTGGATGAGACCGGCCTTAcag cgCTTGGCAACTGTGATCTGGACCTCTGGGAGAAAGTGCGAGGtgaagagggggatagagggaggacagggaagggaggacaggagagaacagacactgcagagaaagagatgaacaACAGGCAGCAGCAGCGGGAGCAGCAGAGTCACATTCATAGCACAAGTGAGATGCTCCACCCAGACCCTTTCCAGAGCCCAAGCCAGTTCAAGAGCTTAAGACAGTTCCACACATCCAATCAGTTCCACAACTCAAATCAGTTCCAGAACTTGAGCCAGCTCCAGACCACAACTCAGTTCCCCACCTCAAGTCAGGCATCGAGTCATTTCCAGAGCTCAGGTCAGTTCCAGAACTTGGCTGAGGCAGAGAGCATGGGTCACACCCTGGCCCAGAAAACTAGACCGAAATCTCAACCGTCCAGCCAGGATGGGCCTGAGCGTGCAGTCCAGGGCCAGCACAGCGACCATGGCTCAAGGCCACATCAGCCTCCCAGTCACTTCAGGGGTCACAGTGCCAGTCAGAGCTCCAGTCGCCTCCATACCAGCAACCAGAGCCTCAGCCAGGCAGAGGTTAGCTCCTCCTCCCCTGAACAACGAGCCAATCACAGTAGCTTCAGCTCGGAGGTGTACAGCAGTGATTTGGATAGAGGACCTCCAGTTAAACACCACAGCCCGCCCCTGAAAGTAAAAACTGTGGAGGGGTCGTCATCATTGGGGCAAGAGAGACATAGTGAGCTCCAGTACTATATCACCAAG CTTTTGGACTGTTCCCCTGGTGAGCCGTTCCTTGATGCGCAGGTGGCGGCCCTGTCCCAGAGCGCCAGAGGGCCAGCGGGAAGCCCACATTCAGACCCACTGAGCCAGCTGCTCAAGCAGCCCCAGGCCAACACCCAGACCATGCAGCACATTCAGCAGCTCTACAACAACCTGCTCAG GAGGCAGAGCCACCACAGCCCTGTCCAGTCACAGCCCCGCGGCAACCACAGCAAACCATGGTCAACCGAGTACGCAAGGCCGGACTAG
- the cntrob gene encoding centrobin isoform X3 produces the protein MSTDRVEDLLSDIEPFQSSPPPSPPPSLSKPLLSSILPSSLARSWPSSPLSVLASSREVTTRLYSSLQQSRVHGSTEEGVTRSFSELSIKPRQVSFKLSSASPEASQMSWFDTTPPFASDRPEHTEEEEEESTLSTSLSSEVVGLAKTHADLGPELEVGQLVEEMSANLKTSLSHSNSLQSGRRHIEDMENLRSHLQTMLKTRPAERREAPQHSQQFQDDSFGSEATTHLLNAPLFPSVSPPLSMTGLEDLFPRYTRLHSERAPPPLSGETQVLKESLERERTRRKHCEQQLSLLQNRTLALQQQLALAISADRKKDIMIEQLDKTLAKVVEGWRRHEQEKSEGVKRLQEEKDAAERAQTKQQETLAEFEKCLSQAAEALDREQKLKEELENSNKELEKQVLELRTSVDQLHEECQHLRAEGEEVRSEAERLQLQTQASRAQLEQQREQSSRRERELQEQFSQQARELETERLSGEQAQQDCEDLRGRLKEEMEQLEEMRRERDAARVDRALDQARFEAERSQLEVELKLSVEQQVTERLVHIQEENATSTSKLREQHRKQLLDLSCRHDREMSAQQTEFRAQLQEREDKLHAFTQQCDSKLSVMQEQLVSMATSKRRLEHQRAELVSRLQGMMRSHWTEALRLLANQGQLEGPLSPHCRWEGIGTHNFPVEENKTNCKRINTDSTHSTVPQAVVLHLSRERDGEMRGEREMGGGGESDNTVFNHSHIFTPLEPQLDETGLTALGNCDLDLWEKVRGEEGDRGRTGKGGQERTDTAEKEMNNRQQQREQQSHIHSTSEMLHPDPFQSPSQFKSLRQFHTSNQFHNSNQFQNLSQLQTTSGQFQNLAEAESMGHTLAQKTRPKSQPSSQDGPERAVQGQHSDHGSRPHQPPSHFRGHSASQSSSRLHTSNQSLSQAEVSSSSPEQRANHSSFSSEVYSSDLDRGPPVKHHSPPLKVKTVEGSSSLGQERHSELQYYITKLLDCSPGEPFLDAQVAALSQSARGPAGSPHSDPLSQLLKQPQANTQTMQHIQQLYNNLLRTEYEKNMAAVQSNLDQKLSKLEKSEQEAEPPQPCPVTAPRQPQQTMVNRVRKAGLGQGNRTGSTKVTAWR, from the exons ATGTCAACAGACAGAGTGGAGGACCTGCTGAGTGACATCGAACCTTTtcaatcctctcctcctccatcccctccgCCATCTCTCTCcaagcctctcctctcctctattttgCCGTCTTCCCTCGCTCGCTCCtggccctcctctcccctctctgtgcTAGCATCCTCACGTGAGGTCACCACCCGCCTCTACTCCTCCCTGCAGCAGAGCAGGGTGCACGGGTCCACAGAAGAAGGGGTCACACGCTCGTTCTCGGAGCTCTCCATCAAACCAAG GCAGGTGTCGTTTAAACTCTCCTCAGCCTCCCCAGAGGCGTCTCAAATGAGCTGGTTTGACACCACTCCCCCATTTGCCTCTGACAGGCCAGAGCacacggaggaggaggaggaggagtctaCTCTGAGCACAAGCCTCTCCTCTGAGGTGGTTGGGCTCGCAAAGACACATGCAGACCTGGGGCCAGAGTTAGAGGTAGGGCAGCTGGTTGAGGAGATGAGCGCAAATCTGAAGACAAGTCTCAGCCACAGCAACAGCTTACAG agtggccGACGACACATTGAGGACATGGAAAATTTGAGGAGTCACCTGCAGACCATGCTGAAAACGAGGCCAGCTGAGAGACGGG AGGCTCCACAACACAGCCAGCAGTTTCAAGATGACTCGTTTGGCAGTGAAGCAACAACTCACCTGCTGAA tgCTCCTCTGttcccctctgtctcccctcctctctccatgaCTGGTTTGGAAGACCTCTTCCCCCGCTATACCCGCTTGCACTCTGAACGCGCTCCACCGCCATTGTCAGGGGAGACACAGGTGTTGAAGGAGAGTCTGGAGCGTGAACGCACACGTCGAAAG cactGTGAGCAACAGCTGTCGTTGCTGCAGAACAGGACTCTTGCCCTGCAGCAACAGCTGGCCCTGGCTATCTCAGCTGACCGGAAGAAGGACATCATGATCGAGCAGTTAGAcaag ACGCTGGCGAAGGTGGTGGAAGGCTGGCGCCGGCATGAGCAAGagaagagtgagggagtgaagagACTCCAGGAGGAGAAGGATGCGGCAGAGAGGGCTCAAACCAAACAGCAGGAG acGCTGGCTGAATTTGAGAAGTGCCTCTCTCAGGCTGCAGAGGCTTTAGACAGAGAACAGAAGCTGAAAGAGGAGCTGGAAAACTCCAACAAAGAACTG GAAAAGCAAGTGTTGGAGCTGCGAACGTCTGTGGATCAGCTCCATGAAGAGTGCCAGCATCTGCGGGCAGAAGGGGAGGAGGTGAGGTCAGAGGCGGAGAGGCTCCAACTCCAGACCCAGGCCTCTCGCGCTCAGCTGGAGCAGCAGCGGGAGCAGAGCAGCCGCAGGGAGAGGGAGCTGCAGGAGCAATTCAGCCAGCAAGCGCGGGAGCTCGAGACGGAAAGG ctgagtGGTGAGCAGGCCCAGCAGGACTGTGAGGACCTGAGGGGTCGGCTgaaggaggagatggagcagctagaggagatgaggagggagagagacgctGCCAGAGTGGACCGAGCTCTGGACCAG GCTCGTTTTGAAGCAGAGCGTTCTCAGCTGGAGGTGGAACTGAAGCTGTCGGTGGAGCAGCAGGTTACTGAGAGACTCGTGCATATTCAAGAGGAGAATGCCACCAGCACCTCCAAGCTACGAGAACAACATAG aaagcAGCTGCTGGACCTAAGTTGTCGGCACGACAGGGAGATGTCAGCCCAGCAGACCGAGTTCAGAGCCCAGCTGCAGGAGCGTGAGGACAAGCTGCACGCCTTCACACAACAGTGCGATagcaa ACTGTCCGTAATGCAGGAGCAGCTGGTTTCCATGGCAACCAGCAAGCGGAGGCTCGAGCATCAGAGGGCAGAGCTAGTGTCTCGTCTGCAGGGCATGATGCGCTCCCATTGGACTGAGGCTTTGAGGTTGTTGGCCAACCAGGGTCAG ttggaAGGTCCCCTCTCGCCTCACTGTCGGTGGGAAGGTATTGGGACCCATAACTTTCCAGtggaagaaaataaaacaaattgcAAGCGAATCAACACAGACAGCACACATTCAACAG TCCCTCAGGCAGTGGTGCTCCATctgtccagagagagagatggagagatgagaggagagcgagagatgggaggaggaggagagtctGATAATACCGTCTTTAACCACAGTCACATCTTCACTCCCCTCGAACCGCAGCTGGATGAGACCGGCCTTAcag cgCTTGGCAACTGTGATCTGGACCTCTGGGAGAAAGTGCGAGGtgaagagggggatagagggaggacagggaagggaggacaggagagaacagacactgcagagaaagagatgaacaACAGGCAGCAGCAGCGGGAGCAGCAGAGTCACATTCATAGCACAAGTGAGATGCTCCACCCAGACCCTTTCCAGAGCCCAAGCCAGTTCAAGAGCTTAAGACAGTTCCACACATCCAATCAGTTCCACAACTCAAATCAGTTCCAGAACTTGAGCCAGCTCCAGACCACA TCAGGTCAGTTCCAGAACTTGGCTGAGGCAGAGAGCATGGGTCACACCCTGGCCCAGAAAACTAGACCGAAATCTCAACCGTCCAGCCAGGATGGGCCTGAGCGTGCAGTCCAGGGCCAGCACAGCGACCATGGCTCAAGGCCACATCAGCCTCCCAGTCACTTCAGGGGTCACAGTGCCAGTCAGAGCTCCAGTCGCCTCCATACCAGCAACCAGAGCCTCAGCCAGGCAGAGGTTAGCTCCTCCTCCCCTGAACAACGAGCCAATCACAGTAGCTTCAGCTCGGAGGTGTACAGCAGTGATTTGGATAGAGGACCTCCAGTTAAACACCACAGCCCGCCCCTGAAAGTAAAAACTGTGGAGGGGTCGTCATCATTGGGGCAAGAGAGACATAGTGAGCTCCAGTACTATATCACCAAG CTTTTGGACTGTTCCCCTGGTGAGCCGTTCCTTGATGCGCAGGTGGCGGCCCTGTCCCAGAGCGCCAGAGGGCCAGCGGGAAGCCCACATTCAGACCCACTGAGCCAGCTGCTCAAGCAGCCCCAGGCCAACACCCAGACCATGCAGCACATTCAGCAGCTCTACAACAACCTGCTCAG GACTGAGTATGAGAAGAACATGGCTGCCGTCCAAAGTAACCTGGACCAGAAGCTTAGCAAGCTGGAGAAGAGTGAG CAGGAGGCAGAGCCACCACAGCCCTGTCCAGTCACAGCCCCGCGGCAACCACAGCAAACCATGGTCAACCGAGTACGCAAGGCCGGACTAGGCCAAGGGAACAGGACAGGGTCAACGAAGGTCACCGCATGGAGATGa